A stretch of Microbulbifer bruguierae DNA encodes these proteins:
- a CDS encoding TonB-dependent receptor: MKRIRLPGTRAGLISFASPLLVLSSVMASAQESQSTEKPEEENAAIEEVVVQGMRMSLENAQDIKRHAPTVVDSITAKDLGSFPDKSVAEALQRVAGITVNRFAASSDTAHFSAEPSGVVVRGLNQVRNELNGRDSFSANSSRGLSWGDVSPELMGGVDTYKNQMAELVEGGIAGTVNLRTRVPFDQDDDLVAFTVSSNYGDLSGDVTPEASGLYSTRWQTGVGEFGVLANVAYSDVHTNTEGNQLFRMNRFRDVYEEDSLYYIPAGINMRETSYDRERQGGALAFQFQNLDETVVVTTQYNRSEYENAMEEYIVQASPADLSYSQSVLFEVDAGNSGIPRPAPGTEAFTFDSNGLFQQGTMVTGLGWWGGNDAEAMGYATNAAGQPLVNPCYDWAGCTPADQRGINMNTGTRYSINKNMTQDFATNVKWAITDRVRSQFDIQYVDSKVENYDIETGFASYADLALDLTGKRPAIQLLDPTNVNLSEGNWANPNNYRIHSIMDHVEDSEGDQLALRGDFEFDIDNGWMESIKTGVRWAERDQQVRWSGYNWQNVANDWTNNQSAYYNLDRHEPANGAGGQPGFTGYPLDFYGVRSLGTSNYHDINFNQFVFANMDLISNRQAMANALGAGALGLTGGVGWDPICSNTGDRSGEVEGTCFTPSEIADVNEETQAAYIQFNFGGSDAELFGVPVSGNFGLRYVKTINSADGGTDYARLGDEYFFTLDPETGERISDPTRQNLGCAPVTAPEGQPQPPIPFTLGCYLSMDDVAFMNGASQTGSSKKTHHNLLPSFNIKFDLTEEVLLRFAASKAMARPDIGNLRYYTGIGETLPDTDNPGDPLWVKNAEGEIVGANVRYTSGAQNPYLSPIEATQFDLALEYYFADVGSMTLTLFHKQFDNYIQIGNQNVEFTNNGVTRTVEVNRPLNGDGAEIKGFEFAFQRFFDFLPEPFNGLGVQANYTFIDNQGITNTGVQAQGAESTTVTAQAPDTISVNRLEGLSDNAYNLVGMYEYGDWQARLAYSWRDEYMVTAIDCCVAYPVWTEAFGSLDGSVAYSLTDNLDIAFQASNLLNEETVMTQQVSNVEDGGTRMPNSWFINDRRYTLGLRFQF; encoded by the coding sequence ATGAAACGTATCCGTTTGCCCGGCACAAGGGCCGGACTTATTTCATTCGCCTCCCCACTACTGGTGTTGAGTAGCGTAATGGCGAGTGCACAGGAAAGTCAGTCGACAGAAAAACCGGAAGAGGAAAACGCAGCCATTGAGGAAGTGGTGGTTCAGGGCATGCGCATGTCCCTGGAAAACGCCCAGGACATCAAGCGCCACGCCCCGACGGTGGTGGACTCTATCACCGCCAAGGACCTGGGCTCCTTCCCGGATAAATCCGTGGCGGAAGCGCTGCAGCGGGTGGCCGGTATTACCGTGAACCGATTTGCCGCCTCTTCGGATACCGCACACTTCTCCGCGGAACCTTCTGGCGTGGTGGTGCGCGGACTGAACCAGGTGCGCAACGAATTGAACGGGCGCGACTCTTTCAGCGCCAACTCCTCGCGCGGTCTCAGTTGGGGCGATGTATCACCGGAACTGATGGGCGGCGTGGACACCTATAAAAACCAGATGGCGGAACTGGTCGAAGGTGGTATTGCCGGCACCGTGAATTTGCGCACCCGGGTCCCCTTCGACCAGGACGACGACCTGGTTGCGTTTACCGTAAGCAGCAACTACGGCGACCTCTCCGGCGATGTGACTCCCGAGGCCTCGGGCCTGTACAGCACCCGCTGGCAGACCGGAGTTGGGGAATTTGGTGTTCTCGCCAATGTTGCCTATTCTGACGTCCACACCAATACCGAGGGCAACCAGCTGTTCCGCATGAACCGCTTCCGCGATGTCTACGAAGAGGACAGCCTCTACTACATCCCTGCCGGTATCAACATGCGGGAAACCAGTTACGACCGCGAACGTCAAGGCGGCGCACTGGCATTCCAGTTCCAGAATCTCGATGAGACCGTGGTGGTCACCACCCAGTACAACCGCTCCGAGTATGAAAATGCCATGGAGGAATATATCGTCCAGGCTTCACCGGCGGATTTGTCCTATTCCCAGAGTGTGCTGTTCGAAGTCGACGCCGGCAATAGCGGTATACCGCGGCCTGCGCCGGGTACCGAAGCATTCACCTTCGATTCAAATGGTCTGTTCCAGCAGGGCACCATGGTTACCGGCCTCGGCTGGTGGGGCGGCAATGATGCCGAGGCCATGGGTTATGCCACCAACGCAGCCGGGCAACCATTGGTGAACCCCTGCTACGACTGGGCCGGCTGTACGCCCGCCGACCAGCGGGGCATCAACATGAATACCGGCACGCGCTACAGCATTAACAAGAACATGACCCAGGACTTTGCCACCAACGTCAAATGGGCCATCACCGACCGCGTGCGCTCGCAATTCGACATACAGTACGTGGACTCCAAGGTAGAAAACTACGATATCGAAACCGGCTTTGCGTCTTACGCGGATCTCGCCCTGGACCTGACCGGCAAACGCCCGGCGATACAGCTGCTCGATCCCACCAACGTCAATCTTTCCGAGGGCAACTGGGCCAATCCCAACAACTACCGTATCCACTCCATCATGGACCATGTGGAAGACAGCGAGGGCGACCAGCTCGCGCTGCGCGGTGACTTTGAGTTTGATATCGACAACGGCTGGATGGAATCCATCAAAACCGGCGTGCGCTGGGCGGAGCGCGACCAGCAGGTGCGCTGGAGTGGGTATAACTGGCAGAACGTTGCCAACGACTGGACCAACAACCAGTCGGCCTATTACAACCTCGACCGGCACGAACCCGCCAATGGTGCCGGCGGTCAACCTGGTTTCACCGGCTATCCGCTGGACTTCTACGGCGTACGCTCTCTGGGCACGTCGAATTATCACGATATCAATTTCAACCAGTTCGTTTTTGCCAATATGGATCTGATCTCCAATCGACAGGCCATGGCCAATGCGCTCGGTGCCGGCGCGCTCGGTCTGACCGGCGGCGTCGGCTGGGACCCGATCTGTTCCAATACCGGCGATCGCAGCGGCGAAGTCGAGGGAACCTGCTTTACCCCCTCGGAAATTGCTGACGTCAACGAGGAAACCCAGGCCGCCTATATCCAGTTCAACTTTGGTGGCTCAGACGCCGAGCTGTTTGGCGTACCGGTCTCCGGTAACTTTGGTCTGCGCTACGTGAAAACCATCAATAGTGCAGACGGTGGTACCGACTATGCGCGCCTGGGTGATGAATACTTTTTCACCCTCGATCCAGAAACCGGCGAGCGCATTTCCGACCCGACTCGCCAGAACCTGGGCTGCGCCCCGGTAACCGCACCTGAGGGACAGCCACAACCGCCAATTCCCTTCACGTTGGGTTGTTACCTGTCCATGGACGATGTCGCCTTCATGAATGGCGCCAGCCAGACCGGTAGCAGCAAGAAAACCCACCACAATCTGCTGCCGAGCTTCAATATCAAGTTCGACCTGACGGAAGAAGTCCTGCTGCGCTTCGCCGCCTCCAAAGCCATGGCGCGGCCGGATATCGGCAACCTGCGCTACTACACCGGCATCGGTGAAACCCTGCCGGATACCGATAATCCCGGTGACCCTCTGTGGGTGAAAAATGCCGAAGGAGAAATTGTCGGTGCCAATGTGCGCTACACCAGCGGCGCGCAGAATCCGTATCTTTCCCCCATCGAGGCGACCCAGTTTGACCTGGCGCTGGAGTACTACTTTGCCGACGTGGGTTCCATGACCCTTACCCTGTTCCACAAACAGTTCGACAACTACATCCAGATCGGCAATCAGAATGTCGAATTCACCAACAACGGGGTAACCCGCACGGTAGAAGTCAACCGACCACTGAACGGCGATGGCGCTGAGATCAAAGGCTTCGAATTTGCCTTCCAGCGTTTCTTCGACTTCCTGCCGGAACCGTTTAATGGTCTCGGCGTACAGGCCAACTATACCTTTATCGACAACCAGGGTATCACCAATACCGGTGTGCAGGCGCAGGGTGCGGAAAGCACCACGGTTACCGCCCAGGCTCCGGATACCATCAGCGTCAACCGCCTGGAAGGGCTCAGTGACAATGCGTACAACCTGGTGGGCATGTACGAATATGGCGACTGGCAGGCGCGTTTGGCTTACAGCTGGCGCGACGAGTATATGGTCACTGCCATCGATTGCTGTGTGGCCTACCCGGTATGGACGGAAGCCTTCGGATCACTGGACGGTTCCGTCGCGTACAGCCTTACCGACAACCTGGATATTGCCTTCCAGGCCAGCAACCTCCTGAACGAGGAAACCGTGATGACCCAGCAGGTTTCCAATGTGGAGGATGGCGGTACCCGGATGCCGAACTCCTGGTTCATCAACGACCGCCGCTATACGCTGGGACTGCGCTTCCAGTTCTGA